A DNA window from Bacteroides cellulosilyticus contains the following coding sequences:
- a CDS encoding DUF4906 domain-containing protein, with product MKLKLKYRFCLQLFAMALLLYSCSENETPISDTTDNQARLNFLIKTAPTNKALIHGDDGSFSSLALYIFNKADQHCEYSELIPEFTPQRLEEFSRSVNVSPQTKIIYAIANYNDPDKTFSVPVSPDLTLQQLESLTVSDNAFTDGNILMVGKKEVAINSEYVVAEVPMERLVARLDIYMFKNQGLESSSVVVNSIEFINQILNTNSSLEVTSMPTPISKKNVSNIFLGGTTLQLMPSDLSEIVPENAHASFYTYRNIVPDATPDANTPYIRIKALFNGTSYTYRGYLTDQGQTTHKYSLLHNTVYRVMVMLDHPDNQLIIKTTPYPWELTSSEIGQDITEDDYQLQPYNGDDTGATTGIVQFPYIANGGTHNETSYANYSFSLTAPAGAIWTATLTNGLDFTFGTNDGLNVSKGIARDEAYTIKVGATKRWSGNPKSTYFYITAGGVKLKINPKQSNGNRQFPGDNDTDILIRQTEYK from the coding sequence ATGAAGCTAAAATTAAAATACCGGTTCTGTTTGCAGTTGTTTGCCATGGCACTGCTGCTGTACTCTTGCAGTGAAAACGAGACGCCGATATCCGATACAACTGATAATCAGGCCCGGCTAAACTTTCTGATCAAAACGGCTCCTACAAACAAAGCTTTGATTCATGGAGACGATGGCAGCTTTTCCAGTCTGGCACTCTATATTTTCAATAAAGCAGACCAGCACTGTGAATATTCGGAACTGATTCCGGAATTCACCCCGCAGAGACTGGAAGAGTTTTCACGTTCTGTCAATGTGTCGCCACAGACAAAAATAATTTATGCGATTGCTAATTATAACGATCCCGATAAGACCTTTTCTGTTCCGGTGTCCCCAGACCTTACATTGCAGCAATTGGAAAGCCTGACAGTATCCGACAACGCTTTTACCGACGGCAATATCCTGATGGTTGGAAAAAAAGAAGTTGCAATCAATAGTGAATATGTAGTGGCGGAAGTTCCTATGGAACGCCTGGTAGCACGACTGGACATTTATATGTTCAAGAATCAGGGATTAGAGAGTTCGAGTGTAGTTGTCAACTCCATAGAATTTATCAATCAGATACTTAATACGAATAGTAGCCTGGAGGTAACATCGATGCCGACACCCATTAGCAAGAAGAACGTTTCGAATATATTCCTTGGAGGAACAACTCTGCAACTTATGCCATCTGATTTATCAGAAATAGTACCGGAGAATGCACATGCTTCATTCTATACATATCGGAATATAGTTCCTGACGCTACACCGGACGCTAACACTCCCTATATCCGTATAAAGGCACTGTTCAACGGAACCAGTTATACGTACAGGGGATATCTTACCGACCAGGGGCAGACAACCCATAAGTACAGTCTGCTGCATAATACAGTTTACCGCGTCATGGTTATGCTCGACCATCCGGACAACCAGTTAATAATAAAAACGACTCCCTATCCATGGGAGCTTACCTCGTCTGAAATCGGACAAGATATCACGGAGGACGACTATCAGCTTCAACCGTACAATGGAGATGACACCGGTGCCACTACAGGCATCGTGCAATTTCCATACATAGCGAACGGAGGAACTCATAACGAGACTTCCTATGCCAACTACAGTTTTAGTCTGACAGCCCCTGCCGGTGCCATCTGGACCGCTACTCTGACCAATGGACTTGACTTTACGTTCGGCACGAACGATGGTCTCAACGTTTCCAAAGGGATAGCCCGTGATGAAGCATATACGATAAAGGTGGGAGCCACCAAACGCTGGAGTGGGAATCCTAAGAGCACTTACTTCTACATAACCGCAGGAGGCGTGAAACTCAAGATCAATCCGAAGCAAAGCAATGGCAACCGCCAGTTTCCGGGCGACAATGACACGGATATTTTAATCCGCCAAACCGAATATAAATAA
- a CDS encoding DUF3575 domain-containing protein, with product MKTIKFLLLAALMLTYTISTYGQDKSHYMPKFAIKTNALYWATTTANLGFEVGLSKKLTLDISGNYNPWKFSDHKQIKHWLVQPELRYWLCERFYGHFFGLHAHYAEANVSNLNILGLGHERYQGNIYGAGISYGYQWILNKRWSMEAEIGVGYARIDYDKYNCGKCGSKLDSGHKNYIGPTKVALNIIYVIK from the coding sequence ATGAAAACAATTAAATTCCTTTTATTGGCAGCCCTGATGCTCACATACACCATCAGTACGTACGGACAGGACAAAAGCCACTACATGCCTAAATTTGCAATAAAGACCAATGCATTGTATTGGGCTACCACTACAGCTAACCTTGGATTTGAGGTCGGACTCTCCAAGAAGCTGACCCTCGATATATCCGGTAACTACAATCCCTGGAAATTCTCGGATCACAAACAAATCAAGCACTGGCTGGTACAGCCTGAACTTCGTTACTGGCTGTGCGAGCGCTTCTACGGACATTTCTTCGGCCTGCACGCCCATTATGCAGAAGCGAATGTAAGCAACCTGAATATATTAGGTTTGGGGCACGAACGCTACCAGGGCAATATCTATGGAGCCGGCATTTCTTATGGATATCAATGGATACTGAACAAGCGCTGGAGCATGGAAGCGGAAATCGGTGTAGGCTATGCCCGCATAGACTACGATAAGTACAACTGCGGCAAGTGCGGCAGCAAACTCGACAGCGGACACAAGAACTACATTGGCCCCACCAAGGTAGCATTAAACATCATATACGTCATAAAATAA
- a CDS encoding acetyltransferase produces the protein MIREIKETDYPRLIEIWENAVLNTHDFLKEEDFLYFKKQLPVYFQYVMLLGFEQEGVLVGFMGIANGNLEMLFVDNDCRGAGIGKQLVAYAVANLQVTKVDVNEQNTQAVGFYKYMGFNIVGRSELDGEGKEYPILHMGL, from the coding sequence ATGATTAGAGAAATTAAAGAAACGGATTATCCGCGTTTGATAGAGATTTGGGAGAATGCGGTGCTGAATACCCATGATTTTCTAAAAGAAGAGGACTTTTTGTATTTCAAGAAACAACTTCCTGTCTATTTTCAATATGTTATGTTGTTAGGGTTTGAACAAGAGGGAGTCCTTGTTGGATTTATGGGAATTGCGAATGGCAATCTTGAAATGCTATTTGTAGATAACGATTGCCGGGGTGCAGGAATTGGAAAACAATTGGTAGCGTATGCGGTAGCTAACTTGCAAGTGACTAAAGTTGATGTGAATGAGCAAAATACTCAAGCGGTTGGTTTTTACAAATATATGGGTTTTAATATTGTGGGAAGATCGGAATTGGATGGAGAAGGTAAGGAGTATCCCATCTTACATATGGGGTTATAG
- a CDS encoding DUF3868 domain-containing protein encodes MKKILIYSVLCLIAALPVSAQKFYKDAINITNASLWQQGESLYINMQMDMRNLKVSNDRTLTLTPVLTGPDNNVVLPEIVINGRRRQKAYLRAIALDKATTMEIPYNTQEVLNYTQVIPYEPWMENAYLNLEEDLCGCGGHQEVLTQEMIMNGVSTETKRLAALQPVPSYIQPKAEVVKARSEQYEAHLDFPVGKSVILPDFMSNQTELRNIREMFNKVQNDKKLTITGVYIEGFASPEGPLKLNEQLSKSRAEALKKYLSVHEQIPANLYNVSFGGENWEGLVKALEASNMKEKTEFLNIIRNTSDIARRKEEIKRVGGGAPYRTMLKELYPALRKVNCRIDYTIANFKVDEGKEIIKTQPQYLSLNEMYLVANSYPKGGDDFIKVFDIAVRMYPDDEVANLNAAAVALSKKDLPDARKYLDKSNKQTAEYANNNGIYYLLSGNKDQAIVEFTKAARNGNEAARYNLEEIEKVIKK; translated from the coding sequence ATGAAAAAAATACTGATATACTCTGTTTTGTGCCTCATAGCCGCACTTCCGGTCAGCGCGCAAAAATTCTATAAAGATGCCATCAACATCACCAATGCCTCCCTATGGCAACAGGGAGAATCGCTCTATATAAACATGCAGATGGATATGCGGAACCTGAAAGTCAGCAATGACCGCACCCTGACATTAACTCCCGTACTGACAGGTCCGGACAATAATGTCGTATTGCCGGAAATCGTTATCAACGGTCGCAGAAGGCAAAAGGCCTATCTCCGTGCCATAGCTTTGGATAAGGCAACTACTATGGAGATACCTTACAATACTCAGGAAGTTCTGAACTACACACAGGTCATACCTTACGAACCATGGATGGAAAATGCTTATCTGAATCTGGAAGAAGATTTATGCGGATGCGGAGGGCACCAGGAGGTACTGACACAGGAAATGATTATGAACGGAGTTTCTACGGAAACCAAACGTCTGGCTGCACTGCAACCTGTCCCCTCTTACATTCAGCCGAAAGCAGAAGTAGTAAAAGCACGTAGCGAACAATATGAAGCTCATCTCGATTTCCCCGTAGGCAAGTCCGTTATTCTGCCGGATTTCATGAGCAACCAGACGGAGTTGCGGAATATTCGGGAAATGTTCAATAAGGTACAGAATGACAAGAAGTTGACCATTACCGGTGTTTACATTGAAGGATTTGCCTCCCCCGAAGGACCGCTTAAACTCAATGAACAACTCTCTAAGAGCCGTGCTGAAGCGTTGAAGAAATACCTGTCCGTACACGAACAGATTCCTGCCAATCTCTACAATGTCTCCTTTGGCGGTGAAAATTGGGAAGGACTGGTAAAAGCTCTGGAAGCCTCTAACATGAAAGAGAAAACCGAATTCCTCAATATCATCCGAAACACCAGCGATATAGCCCGCCGGAAAGAGGAAATAAAACGTGTAGGTGGTGGCGCTCCCTATCGTACAATGCTAAAGGAACTATACCCGGCACTCCGTAAAGTGAATTGCCGCATAGACTATACGATTGCCAATTTTAAAGTAGACGAAGGAAAAGAAATCATCAAGACACAGCCCCAGTATCTCAGTTTGAACGAGATGTATCTGGTGGCCAACAGCTATCCCAAAGGTGGTGACGACTTTATCAAGGTTTTCGACATCGCTGTACGTATGTATCCTGATGATGAAGTAGCCAACTTGAATGCTGCCGCTGTAGCCTTGTCTAAAAAAGATTTGCCCGATGCCCGGAAGTATCTGGATAAATCCAATAAACAGACAGCCGAATATGCAAATAATAACGGCATCTACTACCTGTTGAGTGGCAATAAGGATCAAGCTATTGTTGAATTTACCAAAGCAGCCCGGAATGGCAACGAAGCAGCCCGGTATAATTTGGAAGAAATAGAAAAAGTGATAAAGAAGTAA
- a CDS encoding alpha/beta hydrolase: protein MKSLYIVLLITIAWTSSLPVQGQDSINIGTRHSLFSNILNEERMYWIYEPEKQPGEEEKDYPVLYLLDGDVFFHSVVGFTRFFASSRVSSLPPCVVVAVLNTDRTRDFTPTSSAARRDGSIQPGDTPKGGGMKAFYRFLTEELRPEIEKKVSANGRNFLVGHSYAGLFTLQVLLDYPESFDTFMAIDPSLWWDQGIYLKQAKREAHKKDFTGKQLYVAFATQQRPNVKLNQFSLADSLKVNIIPDMENQHLHVIYKKFPEEMHGTVALPGIFDGIKSLFRH from the coding sequence ATGAAAAGTCTTTATATAGTATTGCTTATTACGATAGCTTGGACGTCTTCTCTACCGGTACAAGGGCAGGACTCTATTAATATAGGAACCCGCCATTCTTTATTCTCCAACATACTGAATGAAGAAAGGATGTACTGGATTTATGAACCGGAAAAACAACCGGGTGAAGAAGAAAAAGACTACCCAGTTCTCTACTTATTGGATGGAGATGTATTTTTCCATTCCGTAGTAGGTTTTACCCGTTTCTTTGCTTCTTCAAGGGTTTCTTCATTACCCCCTTGTGTTGTAGTCGCTGTTTTGAATACAGACCGTACCAGAGATTTCACTCCTACCAGTTCGGCAGCACGGCGGGATGGCAGTATTCAGCCTGGAGATACTCCAAAAGGTGGAGGAATGAAGGCTTTCTATCGTTTCTTAACTGAAGAGCTGCGTCCGGAAATAGAAAAAAAAGTTTCTGCCAACGGCCGTAACTTCTTAGTAGGACATTCATACGCAGGTTTATTTACCCTACAGGTCCTACTCGACTATCCTGAGTCGTTTGATACCTTTATGGCAATAGATCCCAGTTTATGGTGGGATCAAGGGATATACCTGAAGCAGGCAAAACGAGAAGCACATAAAAAGGATTTCACCGGCAAACAGTTATATGTTGCGTTTGCCACCCAGCAACGCCCCAATGTGAAGCTGAATCAATTCTCACTGGCGGACAGTCTGAAGGTAAATATCATCCCGGATATGGAAAATCAGCATTTGCATGTTATTTATAAAAAGTTTCCGGAAGAGATGCACGGAACCGTTGCACTTCCGGGAATATTTGATGGAATAAAGTCTTTATTCCGGCACTAA
- a CDS encoding DUF3440 domain-containing protein, protein MGEAQKNVYELAQERLHIIFKEFDNICVSFSGGKDSGVLLNLCIDYIRRNNLKRKLCVYHMDYEIQYSMTIDYVDRILEANKDILDVYRVCVPFKVTTCTSMYQNYWRPWDPEQRDIWVRKMPEGSMTVEDFPFYTDAMWDYEFQMHFAKWLHTRKDAIRSCFLIGIRTQESFNRWRSIHLARKYQMYHNYRWTSKIGNDIFNAYPVFDWKTTDIWVANGRFGWDYNHLYDLYYKAGVNIERQRVASPFLCEAQESLRLYKVIDPSTWGKMVGRVNGVNFTGIYGGTHAMGWQTVRLPKGYTWKEFMQFLLSTLPETTRRNYLKKLTVSIEFWRTKGGCLAEETIEKLRKAGVSLEVVNTTNYKTHKKPVKMDYLDDIDISEFREIPTYKRMCVCILKNDHACKYMGFALNKEEAYKRDKIMEQFKNMML, encoded by the coding sequence ATGGGGGAGGCTCAGAAGAATGTATATGAATTAGCACAAGAACGGTTGCACATTATATTTAAAGAATTTGATAATATCTGTGTATCCTTTTCGGGAGGGAAAGATAGTGGTGTGTTATTGAATTTATGTATTGATTACATCCGTCGCAATAATCTGAAGCGTAAACTTTGTGTTTACCACATGGATTATGAAATCCAGTATAGCATGACTATCGATTACGTGGACCGTATTCTGGAAGCCAATAAGGATATTTTGGATGTATATCGCGTGTGCGTACCTTTCAAGGTAACCACCTGTACATCTATGTATCAGAATTATTGGCGTCCTTGGGACCCGGAGCAGCGTGATATATGGGTACGGAAAATGCCGGAAGGCAGTATGACTGTAGAGGACTTCCCTTTTTATACGGATGCAATGTGGGACTACGAGTTTCAGATGCATTTTGCCAAATGGTTGCATACAAGAAAAGATGCGATACGATCCTGCTTTCTCATAGGTATTCGTACGCAGGAAAGTTTCAATCGCTGGCGCAGTATTCACCTTGCCCGGAAATATCAGATGTATCATAATTACCGGTGGACTTCTAAAATCGGAAATGATATCTTCAATGCTTATCCTGTTTTCGACTGGAAAACGACAGATATCTGGGTAGCCAATGGAAGGTTTGGCTGGGACTATAATCATTTATATGATTTATATTATAAAGCCGGTGTAAACATTGAGCGCCAGCGTGTAGCAAGCCCCTTCCTTTGTGAAGCTCAGGAAAGTCTTCGCCTTTATAAAGTGATTGATCCCAGTACATGGGGCAAGATGGTAGGCCGTGTTAATGGGGTGAACTTTACCGGAATTTATGGTGGAACACATGCTATGGGCTGGCAAACCGTCCGTCTGCCGAAGGGGTATACCTGGAAAGAATTCATGCAATTTCTGCTCTCTACCTTACCCGAAACTACCCGGCGCAATTATTTGAAGAAACTGACCGTCAGTATTGAGTTCTGGCGTACGAAAGGCGGGTGTCTTGCTGAGGAGACCATTGAGAAACTAAGAAAAGCCGGCGTGTCATTGGAAGTGGTGAATACGACCAATTATAAGACGCATAAGAAGCCTGTTAAAATGGACTATCTGGATGATATAGACATTTCTGAGTTTCGTGAGATCCCCACGTATAAGAGAATGTGTGT
- a CDS encoding FimB/Mfa2 family fimbrial subunit yields the protein MKKAIILYILLLVTVTGCIKENLDDCETTLYFSYLGDGTKEIFPQKIEKVDMYIYNQNNVFVQKTVLNRKELNRQRGTTLNLPSGQYHIICWGNSLNDTRINEGSSLQNNLVGAPHYFTKELISTNDSLYFGEREITIVNESYKVDTVYFSSAHIKMQIELEGLDVGSTRAATSPVSIEMGKLSSTVDFTKTFSNERVSYFPLVTFDSNAQKFGSKFNVLRFNDDNEVYLRLRDLQSNEELYTMQLKDFMKDNNITVNGINEVTVGIRIYFNGTAITVKPWDEEVIRPGI from the coding sequence ATGAAAAAGGCAATAATTCTATACATCCTGCTACTGGTAACAGTGACAGGGTGTATAAAAGAAAACCTTGACGATTGTGAGACAACTTTGTACTTCAGCTACCTGGGTGACGGAACAAAGGAAATCTTTCCTCAGAAAATAGAAAAGGTAGATATGTATATATACAATCAGAACAATGTATTTGTACAGAAAACAGTTCTCAACCGGAAAGAACTCAACCGCCAACGCGGCACTACCTTGAATTTGCCAAGCGGTCAATATCACATTATATGCTGGGGAAACTCCCTCAACGACACACGGATAAACGAAGGTTCATCCTTGCAAAACAACCTTGTCGGAGCCCCGCATTATTTTACGAAAGAGTTGATATCGACCAATGACAGTCTGTATTTTGGAGAAAGAGAGATTACAATTGTCAATGAAAGCTATAAGGTTGACACCGTTTATTTCAGCAGTGCGCATATAAAAATGCAAATAGAGCTGGAAGGACTGGATGTTGGCAGTACACGTGCAGCCACTTCCCCCGTCAGTATAGAAATGGGGAAATTAAGTTCAACAGTGGACTTCACCAAAACGTTTTCAAACGAACGCGTCTCTTATTTCCCGTTGGTAACTTTTGACTCCAACGCACAAAAGTTTGGTTCAAAATTCAACGTGTTACGATTTAATGATGATAATGAAGTATATCTGCGATTGCGCGACCTTCAGAGCAATGAAGAATTATACACCATGCAATTAAAGGACTTCATGAAAGATAATAATATTACTGTAAATGGCATCAATGAAGTTACGGTAGGCATCCGCATCTATTTCAATGGAACCGCCATCACAGTAAAACCCTGGGACGAGGAAGTGATCAGACCGGGGATATAA
- a CDS encoding DUF5036 family protein codes for MKTKQLFGILLFLCSIGFVSCGDDDDNKDPEGSVTLNMMNEGNGKTLLGKSDVYINNSNNFKTSTCYIADMGEASGLGTPVKPSLDNLANEMAVVPGHLYHIYDRDVLLDFPSGKRAVIIESGYYKAYVISPITVDGTTTGATLKFVLAYPETNGLPEYETVIGNVDDVGDEIEYTLPKDAELLFSDYLDSDSNSFDIQFVNGKLKVKLLESINHISGPYGDYGIFVRSGDAYTYVMFKAGLKK; via the coding sequence ATGAAAACAAAACAATTATTCGGAATACTACTATTCCTCTGTTCAATCGGCTTTGTAAGCTGTGGCGATGATGATGACAACAAAGACCCGGAAGGAAGCGTTACACTAAACATGATGAATGAAGGAAACGGGAAAACCTTGTTAGGAAAATCGGATGTATATATCAATAACTCAAATAATTTTAAAACCTCTACTTGTTATATTGCCGATATGGGAGAAGCTTCCGGTCTTGGAACACCCGTAAAACCTTCATTGGATAACCTTGCTAATGAAATGGCTGTCGTTCCCGGACATTTATATCATATCTATGATAGAGATGTTCTCCTGGATTTCCCTTCGGGAAAAAGAGCTGTAATAATTGAATCTGGTTATTATAAAGCCTATGTTATATCTCCCATAACAGTGGATGGCACTACAACGGGAGCGACACTGAAATTTGTGTTGGCATATCCGGAAACAAATGGCTTACCCGAATATGAAACCGTTATAGGAAATGTGGATGATGTTGGAGATGAGATAGAATATACATTGCCGAAAGATGCGGAATTACTCTTTAGCGATTATTTGGATAGTGATAGTAATTCTTTTGATATACAATTCGTAAATGGGAAATTAAAGGTTAAATTGCTGGAAAGCATCAATCATATCTCCGGGCCTTATGGAGATTATGGGATATTTGTCCGTTCGGGAGATGCATATACTTATGTAATGTTTAAGGCGGGCCTGAAGAAATAA
- a CDS encoding fimbrial protein, whose product MKRNKLYILPLILSLFWSLASCEDDSSIESAGTGSVSGITLKLSMPSSVVSRAVEEPGEEALNENTIKSLDVFVYREGADECLFYQHFAFSPELTGTREYTDTLDVAQEKFDQNINHTIYVVANHTATIPATGLSLQELKALAAPMLDADKKQDAFLMDGKHTMVLNDGIIVNKEVPVVLKRAAAKIRISLNYINGFTPIDNNIPSKKMVNYAASGSSVADGSVNVPTLQSMNSFTEQNTGAGNSNQFILYSYANDWTKDTGRESYVLINVPVKDADGNTTTQNYYKIPVNYRLSDGSTGQTENLYKLERNRLYDIRVNIDKKGDTDPHSAVPLNAGYTIQDWSTHEVLVSVEGINFIYVKDTKISMPNSTQFTTTFQSSTPDVEIQKITVNGVSVSNGGKEITITATPNAKSGNITITSPLPENFLAKDITFQVVNGAGLTQPVTVSQYPALYIGSDISADAPGGSQGQNNTKMYIMNSFVADFSTLPNPDEFDEDFGSGYSHYAANPALGASYASYIRDNAVLGYPLTDSEHAAIDTEENNRRISPHFMLASQHGTTTASTYTASRIKCRDYVERDATTGETYSDWRMPTQAEIYLIDVLQNIRICEVKGILEGNYYWSSNASGAVNFMDPRVGEGGKFSPLNASVRCVRDIR is encoded by the coding sequence ATGAAACGAAATAAACTATATATCCTCCCGCTGATACTCTCATTATTCTGGAGCCTCGCCTCTTGTGAGGATGACTCTTCCATCGAATCGGCAGGAACAGGATCGGTAAGCGGAATTACCCTGAAACTGTCTATGCCCAGCTCCGTAGTTTCGCGTGCCGTGGAAGAGCCGGGCGAAGAAGCGCTCAATGAAAATACGATAAAATCATTAGATGTTTTCGTTTACCGTGAAGGAGCAGACGAATGCCTGTTCTACCAGCATTTTGCATTTTCTCCCGAACTGACCGGAACCAGAGAGTATACGGACACCCTGGATGTGGCACAAGAGAAATTCGATCAGAATATCAACCACACCATTTATGTAGTAGCCAACCATACGGCAACCATTCCGGCTACAGGATTATCCCTTCAGGAACTGAAGGCACTCGCCGCCCCTATGCTGGATGCTGATAAGAAACAAGATGCCTTCCTGATGGACGGTAAACATACAATGGTGCTGAATGACGGAATCATCGTCAATAAAGAGGTTCCCGTTGTACTGAAACGTGCCGCCGCCAAAATCAGAATTAGTCTGAATTATATAAACGGTTTCACCCCCATAGATAATAATATACCTTCAAAAAAGATGGTTAATTATGCCGCCAGTGGCTCATCCGTTGCAGACGGTAGTGTAAATGTTCCTACCCTGCAAAGCATGAACTCATTTACGGAACAAAATACAGGTGCAGGCAATAGCAATCAATTCATTCTCTATTCGTATGCCAATGATTGGACCAAAGATACGGGCAGGGAAAGTTATGTACTCATCAATGTCCCCGTAAAGGACGCTGATGGTAACACTACTACTCAGAACTATTACAAAATACCGGTAAACTACCGGCTATCGGACGGAAGCACGGGCCAGACTGAAAATCTCTATAAACTGGAACGTAACCGCTTGTATGATATCCGCGTGAACATAGACAAGAAAGGTGATACCGACCCGCATTCCGCAGTTCCGCTGAATGCCGGATATACCATACAGGATTGGAGTACCCACGAAGTACTCGTTTCCGTAGAAGGAATCAATTTCATCTATGTAAAAGATACCAAGATTTCGATGCCCAACAGTACACAGTTCACCACTACATTCCAGTCATCCACACCGGATGTAGAAATACAGAAGATTACTGTAAATGGTGTATCGGTTTCCAACGGTGGAAAAGAGATAACCATCACCGCCACCCCGAATGCAAAGTCCGGCAACATTACCATAACGAGCCCTCTTCCTGAAAACTTCCTAGCCAAAGATATCACCTTTCAGGTAGTCAATGGTGCCGGACTGACACAACCTGTCACTGTCTCCCAATATCCGGCTCTCTACATCGGTTCTGACATTTCAGCCGATGCTCCCGGAGGAAGCCAGGGGCAGAATAACACGAAGATGTATATAATGAATTCCTTCGTCGCCGACTTCTCTACCCTTCCCAATCCGGACGAGTTTGACGAAGACTTCGGCAGCGGATATTCCCATTATGCAGCCAATCCCGCATTAGGCGCATCTTACGCTTCGTACATACGTGACAATGCCGTACTCGGTTATCCGCTGACAGACAGCGAACACGCAGCCATAGATACGGAAGAAAACAACCGGAGAATCTCTCCGCACTTCATGCTTGCCTCACAACATGGTACGACAACGGCAAGCACATACACCGCATCCAGAATCAAATGCCGAGATTATGTAGAGCGGGATGCCACCACCGGAGAAACCTATTCCGACTGGCGTATGCCTACACAAGCAGAAATCTACCTGATAGATGTATTACAGAACATACGGATATGTGAAGTTAAAGGCATCCTTGAAGGAAATTATTATTGGAGCTCGAATGCTTCCGGTGCTGTCAACTTCATGGATCCCCGCGTTGGAGAAGGTGGTAAATTCAGTCCGCTGAATGCATCCGTCCGATGCGTCCGCGACATCCGGTAA